From candidate division WOR-3 bacterium:
ATTTTTGCCGGTTGGGTCTTTTCCAGATGCTGGGACAGGAAAAACTTATTCAGGAGTTGTTCGATCTTCTGGGGGTCTGCACCGGATGTTACTATTTCTTTATCAGTGAAGTCTTTGATCTTTTCTATTGCCGCACTGTTCGTCGGATCACCGACGGCTACATAGATTTTATTCTCTGTTTCGTAAAGAGGAAGGAGTACATTGTTGTACAACAAATTTTCCGGAAACGAATTAATCAATTCTTTATCGAGCATTTCTGGCTTCAGTTCGACGAAAGGAATGTCCGCCTGTTCACTCAACATCCAGATCAAGTCTTCCGGTCCCAGATAGCCCAGCTCAACCAGGATTTCACCAAGCTTCATATTTTTCTTCTTCTGAACCTCGAGTGCTTCGACAAGCTGTTCTTGAGTGATAATGCCGTTTTTCACCAGAAGCTCACCGATGCGTGTTTTCATTATTCTCCGATTAGTTCATAGATCTTAGCCTTGAAGGCTTTTATATCTATCGGTTTTGTTATAAACGCCGCCACATCAGACGTTTTCACGACGATATCGTCTTCCATTAGGCGATATGCTGAACAAATAATTATGGGAATGGTTTTATTTCTTTCTCTTATTCGTTCAATCGCCTCCAGACCATGAGTTCCCGGCATCTTGATGTCGATAATTAATAAATCAAACGGTTCTTTTGTTATTTTCCTTAGTGCTTCCCGTCCGTCCGCCGCCTCTTCCACTTCATAAGTATCCTGCAACGCTTCTGTAAGCAATAATCTTATAGGTTCTTCATCATCACAGATAAGAATTCTTTTCTTCATAAAATCCTCCTTTTTAAAGCTATTAAGCTATCTCAATACTCTTATCATTTTTTTGCGAGCCATTTATCTTCACCCCTTTCTTAGGGAGATAGACCCGGCAGGTTGTGCCCACCCCTTTTTCACCTTCCAGCTCGATCTTACCGTTGTGTTCATCGATGATCTTTTTTACTATTGACAAACCGAGCCCTGTTCCCCGTTGTTTGGTTGTGAAGAACGGCTCGAAGATATTTTTGATGTCTTCTTTTGAGATTCCCTCGCCGTTGTCGACGATCTCGGTGACACAGTAATTGCCGTCGGATGAGAAAGTAATTTTGAGCTTTCCTTTATCATGCATCGCCTCAATGCTGTTGTTGATCAAATTGACGAAGAGTCTTCTTATTGACTCTATCTCTCCCTGAACAACAGGAGTCTTGTCGCCTTTTATCGTGACCTCGACATTGCTGACATTTTTTACAATGGACTCGATGAGTTCTCTCAGATTAATATCCACTGCAGCTACTTTTCTTTTTGTTCGGGCGAATGCCAGGATATCATCGATGATATAATTGATTCTTTGCGTTCCCTTATGAATTTCTGAACTGAATAATTTTATTTTTCTTTGATCTTCGGTATGTTCCAGCAGTTGCGCGAATCCGTCGATTGCAGTCAGAGGATTTCTTATTTCGTGAGCCACCCAGCTCGCCATTTTGCCGAGATAAGACAACCTTTCCGCACGTTTGAGTTTTTCTTCAAGCGCCCTGATTCCGGAGAGGTCTTTGAATATTACAACGCAACCAGAGAATCTCTCTTTTGCCCCGGTTATTGGTGACATTGAGAAACCGATCGGAATCTTTTCGTTGTTTTTATTCTTTATCGCGACCTCGTCCCGTTTGAGGGAATTGCCGCTTTTCATACATTGATTCATCTTTTCCCAGAGCGGGGTGAGTTCACTGAAATTTTTTATATCCTGACCGATGGCTTCTGCCTTTTTCAGTCCGAGTGTCTTTTCAGCAACGGGGTTGAGGGTGGTTATAATGCCATCATTACTTACGGCGATCACTCCACTCATAACGCTGTTTATGATTTTTTCATTGTAGCGGCGCAGTTCTATCTCTTCAGCCGCTACTCTCTCCA
This genomic window contains:
- a CDS encoding PAS domain-containing protein, with the translated sequence MNKKTLLFLRFILILATILVMTYSKKGLSVFEPGYGVAFIYFLSNLILYCFPEKKFSKPVFSFFIFLFDIIAISLGIYFTQGIQTDFYLIYFLVIFVASVGQDIAGSLPIAIVASLLYGWLIYKSNPGIQLYDSKILIRIPFLFIISLISSYWSQSTRRELQKKEELERFNRELKKEVERVAAEEIELRRYNEKIINSVMSGVIAVSNDGIITTLNPVAEKTLGLKKAEAIGQDIKNFSELTPLWEKMNQCMKSGNSLKRDEVAIKNKNNEKIPIGFSMSPITGAKERFSGCVVIFKDLSGIRALEEKLKRAERLSYLGKMASWVAHEIRNPLTAIDGFAQLLEHTEDQRKIKLFSSEIHKGTQRINYIIDDILAFARTKRKVAAVDINLRELIESIVKNVSNVEVTIKGDKTPVVQGEIESIRRLFVNLINNSIEAMHDKGKLKITFSSDGNYCVTEIVDNGEGISKEDIKNIFEPFFTTKQRGTGLGLSIVKKIIDEHNGKIELEGEKGVGTTCRVYLPKKGVKINGSQKNDKSIEIA
- a CDS encoding response regulator, whose translation is MKKRILICDDEEPIRLLLTEALQDTYEVEEAADGREALRKITKEPFDLLIIDIKMPGTHGLEAIERIRERNKTIPIIICSAYRLMEDDIVVKTSDVAAFITKPIDIKAFKAKIYELIGE